The Pseudomonas sp. B21-023 genomic interval TGGCGGGCGTGCCCTTGAGCGTGAATCAGTTGCAAGACCTGGGCGTCAAGCGCATCAGTGTCGGCTCATCGCTGGCGCGTGCCGCCCTGGGCGCTTTGCAGCGGGCCGCGCTGGAGATCCATGAGCAGGGTACTTTCAGTTATGGCGAGCAGGCGTTGCCATTCGCTCAGCTCAATGACCTCTTCCGTCGCTGAGGCCGCATGGGCAAGACGTTGACCGTACTGGCCAGTCTGCTGCTGGCCGTGCTTGTTGCATGGTGGCTCGGTTGGCGCCCAGCGGATGCCTGGAACCCGTGGGCTGTGCTGGATGTGCGGCAGCCGCCGAACCTGCTGACACCCTACAAGCTATCGCGCCTGCGCGCCGACCCCGAGCTGTGCCGTCAGGCGTTGCAGACCTCGTCATTGCGCTATCGGCAGCAAAGCGACAGCCCGGTGACGGCCAACTGCCCGTTGCGCAACGTCTGGCGCGTCGAAGGCGGTCAGGCGCGGCTCAGCAGCAGCTTCCTCGCCAGTTGCCCGTTGGCCGTGGCCTATGCGCTGTTCGAGGTGCATGGGTTGCAACCGGCGGCGCAGCGGGTGTTTGGCCAGCCAGTGACCCAGGTTGATCACCTGGGCAGCTTTGCCTGCCGCAACGTCTACCATCGCAAGCAAGGGCGGCTCAGCCAGCATGCCAGCGCCAATGCCCTGGATATCAGTGGTTTTCGCCTGCAGGACGGCCAGCGCATCGTGTTGGCGCGGGACTGGCAGGGAGATGGGCGCAAGGCGGACTTCCTGCGCCAGGTGCAGGAGGCGG includes:
- a CDS encoding extensin family protein, whose amino-acid sequence is MGKTLTVLASLLLAVLVAWWLGWRPADAWNPWAVLDVRQPPNLLTPYKLSRLRADPELCRQALQTSSLRYRQQSDSPVTANCPLRNVWRVEGGQARLSSSFLASCPLAVAYALFEVHGLQPAAQRVFGQPVTQVDHLGSFACRNVYHRKQGRLSQHASANALDISGFRLQDGQRIVLARDWQGDGRKADFLRQVQEAACASFSTVLGPDYNAAHHNHFHADMGFWQICR